In the genome of Phycisphaerales bacterium, the window CCGCATCGAATGCTGCGCACTTCGCAGCGCGCGGCAGTACGGATCGATGTCGAGGTTGATCGGCCGCAGCGCCATCACTGCCGTGTAGGCCGCGATGAAGTTGCTGCCGCCAGTTCTGTCTGGCATCACGCTCATCGCTTCACCGCCTTGTTGTCGTGGGGGTTGGGCTCGATGCGGCCGGCGACGCGGCGGCTCTGGCGCTCACACCACTGCTCGTAGAGATAGAGCACCTGGCGGCTGCCGGCGAGCAGCGCCGCGATGAGATCGGGCAGGTCGTGCTTGAGATCGCAGACCAGTTCGCCGTCATCACCATCGACGCGCATGTCGCCGAGGATTCCGAGCATTCTCTGGACGTACATGCTCATGCGCCGGTGGGCCTGGTCGAGGCCGACGAAGGCGGCGCCGATGCTCACCGGGTTGCCCAGTTCAGTGAGTTCGGGCAGGGCGTAGACGGCGAAGCGTTCGGGATCGATGAGCAGCCGCAGAATGCGCTCGTCGCGCGTCTCGGCAAAGAGCAGCGCCCAGCGCTCGACGGTGATGTGCACGCGGCCGGCGAGCATGTGCCCGAGCGTGGCCGGCTTGACGTCCCACAGGGCGCACAGGGCTTTGCGGTTGATCTTCTTCTCGCGATTGAGCAGGACGCGCAGGAGCACGAGCGAGGGGACCTGGTCATCGGCTCCCAGCGTCGCGTCGGTGAATGCGTCCATGAGTGTGTCGTCTCTCTCGATCACGATTCGGCGTCCTTGCCGGCGGGAAGGGCTGACTTATCGGGGCGGCGAACTTTGCCGCGGGCAATAGCGCACGGGGCGCTTCCGCCCCGGTACGCTGCACATGAAACCAAACGCACCGCCGGCGATTGGGCCGGCAGTGCGCGGAGGGGTGATGAGCAAACGACGCGCAGCGCGGTGGCGCTGCGCGCCGGTCTTGGTGCTAAAGACGGTGGAGTTTTCCTCGATCGGCAGACCTCCGATTTGGGTGCATGCCCCGGCGCGGCCCGCGACTCGCGAGCCTTCAACGACGGGGCGGGTCATAGATGAGAACACGCCGCGCGGACGATCATGGGCCGCGCAGCGCGATGGCGATTCGAGCGCGGGACCACAAGTCACCGCGCGCGTGTGGGACTCAGCGCTGATCTCGTCGGAATGAGGGCGCTGGGTACAGGGCTTGATCGCGATCGAAGCGGCGCTCACGCACATGCGCGGCCTCCCTTCGATCGCGAGGAATTGACAGCCCCCCGCACGGCCGTTGGTTGCTCGTGTAGGGGGGCAGATGAAGTAGCGTGTTTTCGATCGCGACGCGCATGGACATCGATCACCAGATCAGACAGATCGAGCCCAACCGCAGCGGCGAGCTTCTTGACGGTTTCACCGCGCCAGTCTCTCTTGCCGGAGAGGCCGTCGTAGATTGTGCGGGCGGAGACCCCGGCTGTGACGGCGAGCGCGTGCCAGCTGAGTCCCTTCGCCATTCTGGCTCGGTCGATCGCGGGGATGTCGTACTCAAACCGTCGCATTGCGTTGAGTATGGCCTAGTTTGTTCTACTAGTCAAGCGTTGTTCGTGTGAATTTGGATGAATTTGTGAAACTTCATCGTAAATATCTAGACTGCCGAGACTTGGGTCTGACAGTTTCTGGCATGGGAACTCCATCCGTTGGCGACTGGGTGCGTCACAACCGTGAGGCGAAGGGGCTCAGCCAGCAAGAGCTGGCAGATTTGACCGGCACGGTTTCTGAAGGCGAGTCTGGGCGGGTGTCCAAGGCCACGATCTCAAATCTTGAGCGTGGCTCGCAGCTCGATCTGCGCGGTCAGAAACTGCGCACTCTCGAACGGGTCTTCAACTCGAACTACCCGAGATTGATCAAGAAGTACGTGAGGAAGTCAGCTCGCGGAACGGTTACGGCGCTGATGAGCGCCATGTTCGTTGATCCTCGCCGCGTCGCGGTCAATGAACTTGGGAATGAGTCGAACAGCGCTATCGGCGAAGAATTGCCACCGGGCGATCTGCCCGACGAAATTCCGCTCCTGGCTGATGTGCGCGGCGGACTGCCTGATGGCGG includes:
- a CDS encoding helix-turn-helix transcriptional regulator, whose product is MAKGLSWHALAVTAGVSARTIYDGLSGKRDWRGETVKKLAAAVGLDLSDLVIDVHARRDRKHATSSAPLHEQPTAVRGAVNSSRSKGGRACA
- a CDS encoding LexA family transcriptional regulator; amino-acid sequence: MNLDEFVKLHRKYLDCRDLGLTVSGMGTPSVGDWVRHNREAKGLSQQELADLTGTVSEGESGRVSKATISNLERGSQLDLRGQKLRTLERVFNSNYPRLIKKYVRKSARGTVTALMSAMFVDPRRVAVNELGNESNSAIGEELPPGDLPDEIPLLADVRGGLPDGGVYDGTIESQLPVRGLYGIRDPQAFALRVVGDSMAPRMPEGALVFIAPNEERFDGEPCFVQFGGERDYMATIKNVYDADKDWLLFANNQNFHPQTERVSKSHVLRVLPVVWYAVPTR